A genomic segment from Prochlorothrix hollandica PCC 9006 = CALU 1027 encodes:
- the fusA gene encoding elongation factor G has product MARTIPLDRVRNIGIAAHIDAGKTTTTERILFYSGIVHKLGEVHDGTAVTDWMEQERERGITITAAAISTNWREHHINIIDTPGHVDFTIEVERSMRVLDGVIAVFCSVGGVQPQSETVWRQADRYKVPRIAFINKMDRTGASFYRVYEQLLDRLKANAVLIQIPIGAEGDFRGVIDLVRMRARINTNDLGTDIEDLDIPDDLQELAQEWHGKLVEALADVDDVIMAKYLEGKPVTETEIRSALRRGTVTDHLVPVLCGSAFKNRGVQALLDAVVDYLPSPLDVPAIQGHLPDGTEVDRHSSDEEPLAALAFKIMADPYGRLTFIRVYSGVLSKGSYVYNSTKDKKERVSRLIILKADDRIEVEELRAGDLGAVLGLRDTFTGDTLCPEDHPVILESLYVPEPVISVAVEPKTKQDMEKLAKALQALSEEDPTFRVSINPETNQTVIAGMGELHLEILVDRMLREYKVGANIGAPQVAYRETIRAAVRTEGRFIRQSGGKGQYGHVVIDVEPAPEGSGFEFHSKVVGGTIPREYINPSAQGIQETCDSGILAGYPVIDLKVTLVDGSYHDVDSSEMAFKIAGSLAIKDAVMKASPVLLEPTMKVEVEVPEDFMGGIMGDLISRRGQIEGQVTEEEIAKVTATVPLAEMFGYATDIRSMTQGRGIFSMEFSHYAEVPRNVAETIIAKSKGNAY; this is encoded by the coding sequence GTGGCACGTACTATTCCCCTGGATCGGGTGCGCAATATTGGTATTGCGGCCCACATTGATGCCGGTAAAACTACCACTACTGAACGGATCCTGTTCTACTCAGGCATCGTCCACAAACTTGGGGAGGTGCATGACGGCACCGCTGTCACTGATTGGATGGAGCAGGAGCGGGAGCGGGGCATTACCATTACGGCTGCGGCTATCAGCACCAACTGGCGCGAGCACCACATTAATATTATTGATACCCCCGGTCACGTAGATTTCACCATTGAGGTGGAGCGTTCCATGCGGGTGTTGGATGGGGTGATTGCTGTCTTTTGTTCCGTGGGGGGAGTACAGCCCCAGTCGGAAACAGTGTGGCGGCAGGCCGATCGCTATAAAGTTCCCCGCATTGCCTTTATCAACAAGATGGATCGCACCGGTGCCAGTTTTTACCGGGTGTATGAGCAACTGCTGGATCGCCTTAAAGCCAATGCCGTGCTGATCCAAATTCCCATCGGTGCTGAAGGGGACTTTCGAGGGGTGATTGACTTGGTGCGGATGCGGGCCAGAATCAACACCAATGATCTGGGAACAGACATTGAGGATCTCGATATTCCCGATGATCTCCAGGAACTGGCCCAAGAGTGGCACGGCAAGCTGGTGGAAGCCCTGGCTGATGTCGATGATGTCATCATGGCCAAGTATTTAGAGGGAAAACCGGTGACAGAGACGGAAATCCGATCGGCCCTGCGCCGGGGTACCGTCACCGATCATCTGGTGCCGGTTCTCTGTGGTTCTGCTTTTAAAAACCGTGGGGTTCAGGCTTTGCTGGATGCCGTGGTGGATTATCTACCGTCTCCCTTGGATGTTCCTGCCATCCAAGGTCATCTGCCCGATGGCACGGAGGTCGATCGCCATTCCTCCGACGAGGAACCCTTGGCCGCCTTAGCCTTTAAAATTATGGCGGATCCCTATGGTCGCCTCACATTTATACGGGTCTATTCGGGGGTGTTGAGTAAAGGCAGCTATGTCTATAACTCCACTAAAGATAAAAAGGAGCGGGTTTCCCGGTTAATTATTCTCAAAGCCGACGATCGCATCGAAGTGGAAGAACTGCGGGCCGGGGATTTGGGGGCTGTGCTGGGGCTGCGAGACACCTTTACCGGCGATACCCTCTGTCCTGAGGATCACCCGGTAATTCTGGAATCCTTGTATGTCCCCGAACCGGTGATTTCCGTAGCAGTGGAGCCAAAAACCAAACAGGACATGGAGAAGCTGGCCAAAGCACTCCAAGCCCTTTCGGAAGAGGATCCCACTTTCCGCGTTAGCATTAACCCCGAAACCAATCAAACCGTGATTGCGGGCATGGGAGAATTGCACTTAGAGATTCTCGTCGATCGCATGTTACGGGAATATAAGGTGGGGGCCAACATTGGCGCTCCCCAGGTGGCCTATCGGGAAACCATTCGGGCAGCGGTGCGCACGGAAGGCCGGTTTATTCGCCAGAGTGGGGGCAAGGGGCAATATGGCCATGTGGTGATCGACGTGGAACCCGCCCCAGAAGGGAGTGGCTTTGAGTTTCATTCCAAGGTTGTCGGCGGTACAATTCCTAGGGAATACATCAACCCTTCAGCCCAGGGGATCCAAGAAACTTGTGATTCGGGCATCTTAGCGGGCTATCCAGTGATTGACTTAAAGGTCACCTTAGTGGATGGTTCCTATCACGACGTAGACTCATCTGAGATGGCCTTTAAGATTGCAGGTTCCTTGGCCATTAAGGATGCCGTCATGAAAGCTTCTCCGGTTCTTTTAGAGCCGACGATGAAGGTTGAAGTCGAAGTTCCTGAAGACTTCATGGGTGGTATCATGGGAGATCTGATCTCTCGTCGCGGTCAAATCGAGGGGCAGGTCACCGAGGAAGAAATTGCCAAGGTGACGGCTACAGTGCCTCTGGCTGAAATGTTTGGATATGCCACAGATATTCGATCCATGACCCAGGGTCGCGGTATATTTTCCATGGAATTCAGCCACTATGCAGAGGTGCCTCGCAACGTTGCAGAGACCATCATTGCTAAAAGCAAAGGGAACGCCTACTAG
- the rpsG gene encoding 30S ribosomal protein S7 produces MSRRNRAQKRNVTPDSVYNSRLVSMMVARLMQSGKRSLASGMLYNAFKTIEERTGSEPVELFEKAVRNATPLVEVRARRVGGATYQVPMEVRADRGTALALRWLVRFSRERSGKSMTIKLANELMDAANETGNAVRRREETHRMAEANKAFAHYRY; encoded by the coding sequence ATGTCTCGTCGTAATCGCGCTCAGAAGAGAAACGTTACCCCCGATTCTGTTTACAACAGTCGCCTTGTCAGCATGATGGTGGCTCGCTTGATGCAAAGTGGCAAGCGTTCCTTGGCTTCTGGTATGTTGTACAACGCCTTCAAGACCATTGAAGAGCGTACCGGCTCAGAACCGGTTGAATTATTTGAAAAAGCAGTGCGTAATGCCACGCCCCTGGTGGAAGTTCGTGCTCGCCGTGTTGGGGGTGCCACCTATCAGGTTCCCATGGAAGTTCGCGCCGATCGCGGCACTGCCCTAGCCCTGCGCTGGCTCGTGCGCTTTTCCCGTGAACGCTCCGGTAAATCCATGACCATCAAACTGGCCAATGAGTTGATGGATGCCGCCAATGAAACCGGTAATGCTGTGCGCCGTCGGGAAGAAACCCACCGCATGGCGGAAGCCAACAAAGCCTTCGCCCACTACCGCTATTAG
- the rpsL gene encoding 30S ribosomal protein S12: MPTIQQLIRDERRVARKKTKSPALKSCPQRRGVCTRVYTTTPKKPNSALRKVARVRLTSGFEVTAYIPGIGHNLQEHSVVMIRGGRVKDLPGVRYHVIRGTLDTAGVKDRKQARSKYGAKRPKAK; encoded by the coding sequence ATGCCTACCATTCAGCAACTCATTCGCGATGAACGCCGCGTAGCCCGCAAGAAAACCAAGTCACCCGCCCTCAAAAGCTGCCCCCAGCGCCGTGGTGTCTGTACCAGGGTCTACACCACTACCCCTAAAAAGCCTAACTCTGCCCTGCGCAAAGTTGCTCGGGTTCGCCTCACCTCCGGTTTTGAAGTGACGGCCTATATTCCTGGAATTGGTCATAACTTGCAGGAGCATTCCGTGGTTATGATTCGAGGCGGTCGGGTTAAGGATCTACCTGGGGTTCGCTACCATGTCATCCGGGGTACCCTGGATACCGCAGGGGTGAAGGATCGTAAGCAAGCGCGTTCCAAGTATGGAGCCAAGCGCCCCAAAGCTAAGTAA
- the tsaD gene encoding tRNA (adenosine(37)-N6)-threonylcarbamoyltransferase complex transferase subunit TsaD, which translates to MATLLGIETSCDETAVAIVNNRQVLSSVVRSQIETHRHYGGVVPEVASRQHLEAVNPAITEALTQAQLSWADIDAIGATVAPGLVGALLVGLMAGKTLALVQNKAFLGVHHLEGHIYATYLDQPDLKPPFLCLLVSGGHTSLIHVKDCGVYGTVGQTRDDAAGEAFDKVARLLDLGYPGGPVIDRLAAQGNAKAFPLPEGRISLPGGGYHPYDSSFSGLKTAMLRLTQRLRTDLPAHVELPLADLAASFQATVAQSLTKRAIAAALDLGLGTIAVGGGVAANRGLRQTLTAAARDRGLQAVFPPLHLCTDNAAMIACAAADHFQRGHRSSLDLGVRSRLALEQVMELYTATLN; encoded by the coding sequence ATGGCAACACTTCTAGGGATTGAAACAAGTTGTGACGAAACCGCCGTTGCAATTGTAAATAATCGTCAAGTTTTAAGCAGTGTGGTGCGATCGCAAATCGAGACCCATCGCCATTATGGCGGAGTGGTGCCGGAGGTGGCTTCCCGTCAGCATTTGGAAGCCGTCAACCCTGCCATCACGGAAGCCCTGACCCAAGCCCAGTTGTCGTGGGCTGACATTGATGCCATTGGCGCAACGGTGGCTCCGGGGTTGGTGGGGGCGTTGCTGGTGGGCCTGATGGCGGGCAAAACCCTGGCCCTGGTGCAAAACAAGGCGTTTTTGGGGGTTCATCACCTGGAGGGCCATATTTATGCCACCTATTTAGATCAGCCCGATTTAAAGCCACCGTTTCTCTGTCTATTGGTGTCGGGAGGCCACACAAGTTTGATCCATGTCAAAGACTGTGGGGTCTATGGCACCGTGGGGCAGACCCGGGATGATGCGGCGGGGGAAGCCTTTGATAAGGTGGCGCGGCTGTTGGATCTGGGGTATCCCGGCGGTCCGGTGATCGATCGCCTCGCAGCCCAGGGCAACGCCAAGGCGTTCCCGTTACCGGAGGGCCGTATTTCCCTCCCCGGCGGGGGGTACCATCCCTATGATTCCAGTTTTAGCGGTTTGAAAACGGCGATGCTGCGGCTGACCCAACGGCTACGGACGGATCTACCCGCTCATGTTGAGTTACCCCTGGCGGATTTAGCGGCGAGCTTTCAGGCAACGGTGGCGCAATCCCTGACTAAACGGGCGATCGCGGCGGCCTTAGATTTAGGGCTGGGGACGATCGCCGTGGGAGGCGGGGTGGCAGCCAACCGGGGGTTACGGCAAACGTTGACCGCTGCGGCCCGCGATCGAGGACTACAGGCAGTGTTCCCGCCGCTGCATCTCTGTACGGACAATGCGGCGATGATTGCCTGTGCGGCGGCTGATCATTTTCAGCGTGGCCATCGATCGTCCCTGGATCTGGGGGTGCGATCGCGGCTAGCGTTGGAACAGGTGATGGAGCTATATACAGCAACCCTAAATTAG
- the psaJ gene encoding photosystem I reaction center subunit IX produces the protein MDPNFAKFMTSAPVVATLWLTFTAGLLIEVNRFLPDLLFHPL, from the coding sequence ATGGATCCTAACTTCGCCAAGTTTATGACCAGTGCGCCCGTCGTGGCTACACTGTGGTTGACCTTTACGGCTGGTTTGCTCATTGAAGTAAACCGCTTCCTGCCCGACTTGCTGTTCCATCCCCTCTAG
- the tgt gene encoding tRNA guanosine(34) transglycosylase Tgt, whose translation MLNFQFHCQAQCSHSHARAGQWTTPHGVVETPRFMPVGTTATVKGVTPAQLVDTGAQMVLANTYHLHLQPGESIVAKAGGLHSFMQWSGPLLTDSGGFQVFSLSGLRKIQEDGVTFRSPRDGRTIHLTPEKSIEIQNQLGADVIMAFDECPPYPATREEVTAATDRTYRWLQRCIAAHQRSDQALFGIVQGGTFLDLRAKTAQSLVELDLPGYAIGGVSVGEPAAFIQAIVAATAPLLPVDKPRYLMGVGTYREMAQAIAAGIDLFDCVIPTRLARHGAVLSQGHRWNIKNAQYREDFTPLDDTCPCYTCQTFSRAYLNHLVRSREVLAYTLLSIHNITELVRFTQRIRASILDDRFTEEFAPYLQPDPLPSEEPFVSSLLQQS comes from the coding sequence TTGTTAAATTTTCAGTTTCACTGCCAAGCCCAGTGTTCCCACAGTCATGCGCGGGCAGGGCAATGGACAACGCCCCATGGGGTGGTGGAAACCCCTCGCTTTATGCCCGTGGGCACCACCGCCACCGTCAAGGGGGTCACCCCGGCCCAACTGGTGGATACCGGGGCACAGATGGTCTTAGCCAATACCTACCATTTGCATCTGCAACCCGGTGAATCCATTGTGGCCAAAGCTGGGGGGCTACATTCCTTTATGCAGTGGTCTGGTCCCCTCCTGACGGATTCCGGGGGGTTTCAGGTGTTTAGCCTCAGTGGGCTGCGCAAGATTCAAGAAGATGGGGTCACCTTTCGATCGCCCCGGGATGGTCGCACCATTCACCTCACCCCCGAAAAATCCATTGAGATTCAGAACCAGTTGGGGGCTGATGTGATCATGGCCTTTGATGAATGTCCCCCCTATCCCGCCACCCGCGAGGAGGTGACAGCGGCCACCGATCGCACCTACCGTTGGCTCCAGCGATGTATAGCGGCTCACCAGCGTTCCGATCAGGCACTGTTTGGGATTGTCCAGGGGGGAACATTTTTAGATTTACGGGCTAAAACGGCCCAGTCTTTGGTGGAATTGGATCTACCGGGTTATGCCATTGGTGGAGTCAGCGTTGGGGAACCTGCCGCCTTTATCCAGGCCATTGTGGCGGCGACGGCTCCCCTGCTGCCGGTGGATAAGCCCCGCTATTTGATGGGGGTGGGGACCTATCGGGAGATGGCCCAAGCCATTGCGGCGGGGATTGATTTATTTGATTGTGTCATTCCCACCCGCCTCGCCCGCCATGGGGCTGTGTTGAGCCAGGGCCATCGTTGGAACATTAAAAACGCCCAATACCGGGAAGACTTCACCCCTTTGGATGACACTTGCCCCTGCTATACCTGCCAAACCTTTAGTCGGGCCTATTTGAACCATTTGGTGCGATCGCGGGAGGTTCTCGCCTATACCCTGCTGTCGATCCACAACATTACGGAACTGGTGCGCTTTACCCAACGCATTCGCGCCAGCATTCTGGACGATCGCTTTACGGAGGAGTTTGCCCCCTACCTCCAGCCCGATCCCCTGCCCAGCGAAGAACCCTTTGTCTCTTCCCTTCTACAGCAATCCTGA
- a CDS encoding deoxycytidylate deaminase, which produces MNPLPLPSPNARAAMNRAFRPHWDEYFLLVAKLVATRSTCLACPVGAVIVKDRQILATGYNGPPAGSPHCTDQGFCYGDLEHCGQSRSLPSRSIHAEANAIAYAAKHGVSVNGAVIYATKEPCLACLKAIIAAGIDQVFYETPSHPGDADVVRDSFVAAGLVQLQRLQISPAALTKAVTFLEQPMLSQMVDPP; this is translated from the coding sequence ATGAACCCCTTGCCTCTTCCCTCGCCGAACGCCAGAGCCGCCATGAACCGTGCCTTCCGCCCCCATTGGGATGAATATTTTCTGCTGGTGGCCAAGCTAGTCGCCACCCGATCCACCTGTTTGGCCTGTCCGGTGGGTGCCGTGATTGTGAAAGATCGCCAAATTTTGGCCACCGGCTACAATGGTCCCCCCGCTGGGTCTCCCCACTGCACCGATCAGGGGTTTTGTTACGGTGATCTGGAGCATTGTGGCCAAAGCCGATCGCTGCCGTCGCGATCGATCCACGCCGAAGCCAATGCCATTGCCTATGCTGCCAAGCATGGTGTTTCCGTGAATGGGGCGGTCATCTATGCCACCAAGGAGCCGTGTTTGGCCTGTCTTAAAGCCATTATTGCGGCGGGTATTGACCAGGTTTTCTATGAAACCCCCAGCCACCCTGGTGATGCGGATGTGGTGCGGGACTCCTTTGTGGCGGCGGGGTTAGTGCAGTTACAGCGTTTACAGATTTCCCCCGCAGCGTTAACCAAAGCCGTCACCTTTCTGGAACAACCGATGCTGAGCCAGATGGTGGATCCCCCCTAG
- a CDS encoding DNA replication/repair protein RecF encodes MFLQHLHLRHFRNYTDQTVTFTAPKTLVVGDNAQGKSNLLEAVELLASLRSHRVSRDRDLVQDSHDSGDITAFLQRDLGFYKVGLTLRVSGRRTALLNTETLRRQLDLLGTLNAVQFSSLDLDLVRGGPGQRRDWIDGLLMQLEPVAAHLLQQYGRVLRQRNALLRQDLPGVNRGNRLGKGGQGLAQGSAMDHSLFPDDQALAQEAWGAEASPGWDDGSADPLSPTSELALWDAQLASLGTQVMRRRQRALHRLAPLAQQWHQRISGCRELLRIQYLPNVSGDQPDLLDNPDYLQALFLDRMGDRSAAERSQGNSLVGPHRDEVELWINETPARHYGSQGQQRTVVLAIKLAELELLETVIGEPPVLLLDDVLAELDLKRQNQLLEAIDDRFQTLITTTHLGAFDAHWRRDSQILTVEGGQVI; translated from the coding sequence ATGTTTCTACAGCACCTCCACCTGCGCCATTTTCGGAACTACACCGATCAAACCGTGACCTTTACGGCCCCCAAGACCCTGGTGGTGGGGGACAATGCTCAGGGCAAGTCGAACCTGTTGGAAGCGGTGGAACTGTTGGCCAGCCTGCGATCGCACCGTGTTAGCCGCGATCGGGACTTGGTGCAGGATAGCCACGACAGCGGCGACATCACCGCCTTTCTGCAACGGGATTTGGGGTTTTATAAAGTGGGCCTGACCCTACGGGTCTCCGGTCGTCGCACCGCCTTACTCAACACAGAAACCCTGCGCCGCCAACTGGATCTCCTGGGGACCCTCAATGCGGTGCAATTTTCGTCCCTGGATTTGGACTTAGTGCGGGGTGGTCCGGGCCAGCGGCGGGATTGGATTGATGGCCTACTGATGCAGTTGGAACCGGTGGCTGCCCATCTCTTGCAGCAGTATGGCCGGGTGCTCCGGCAACGCAACGCCCTGCTGCGACAGGATCTCCCTGGGGTCAACCGGGGCAATCGTCTAGGCAAGGGTGGCCAGGGCTTAGCCCAAGGGTCAGCGATGGATCATTCCCTGTTCCCAGACGATCAAGCCCTGGCTCAGGAAGCCTGGGGGGCAGAGGCTAGCCCAGGGTGGGACGATGGTTCGGCGGATCCCTTGTCCCCAACCTCTGAGTTGGCCCTGTGGGATGCCCAACTGGCCAGCCTGGGAACCCAGGTGATGCGGCGACGACAGCGAGCCTTGCACCGCTTGGCTCCCCTGGCCCAACAGTGGCACCAACGCATTAGTGGCTGTCGGGAGCTATTACGGATCCAGTATTTGCCCAATGTCAGCGGTGATCAGCCGGACTTGCTGGATAATCCAGACTATTTACAAGCTCTTTTTTTAGATCGTATGGGCGATCGATCTGCCGCCGAACGATCCCAGGGCAATTCCCTGGTGGGACCCCACCGGGATGAGGTGGAACTGTGGATTAATGAGACCCCGGCCCGCCACTATGGCTCCCAAGGACAACAGCGAACCGTGGTGCTAGCCATCAAGTTGGCGGAGTTGGAGTTACTGGAAACCGTGATTGGGGAGCCGCCGGTGTTGTTGCTGGATGATGTCTTGGCGGAGCTGGATCTCAAACGCCAAAACCAACTGTTGGAAGCCATTGACGATCGCTTTCAAACCCTGATCACCACCACCCATCTGGGAGCCTTTGATGCCCACTGGCGGCGGGACTCCCAAATTTTGACCGTGGAGGGGGGGCAAGTGATCTAG
- the btpA gene encoding photosystem I biogenesis protein BtpA, with the protein MDLNQIFQTPHPVIGVVHLLPLPTSPRWGGSLQAVFERAEQEATALAAGGAHGILVENFFDAPFTKDRVDPAVVSAMSLAVQRIRHLVPLPVGINMLRNDACSAMAVAACVNAQFIRVNVLTGVMATDQGLIEGNAYELLRYRRELGSDVKILADVLVKHARPLGTPNLTVAVQDTIQRGLADGIILSGWSTSSPPDLQDLELAKAAAQSTPVFIGSGASWDNIGTLIQSADGVIVSSSLKRNGQRDQCIDPVRVGRFLESMQEGLARSSLQSTTATIAAKNAVISR; encoded by the coding sequence GTGGATCTGAATCAAATTTTTCAAACGCCTCATCCCGTCATAGGTGTGGTTCATCTTCTTCCCTTACCCACCTCCCCCCGTTGGGGCGGGAGTCTCCAGGCTGTTTTTGAGCGGGCTGAACAGGAAGCCACAGCCCTAGCCGCAGGAGGTGCCCATGGCATTCTTGTGGAAAATTTTTTCGATGCTCCCTTTACCAAGGATCGGGTTGATCCCGCTGTGGTCAGTGCCATGAGTTTGGCCGTGCAGCGTATTCGCCATCTCGTCCCCCTGCCCGTGGGCATTAATATGTTGCGAAATGATGCCTGTAGCGCCATGGCAGTGGCAGCCTGTGTCAATGCCCAGTTCATTCGGGTCAATGTCCTAACGGGAGTTATGGCCACAGATCAGGGGCTAATTGAAGGTAATGCCTATGAATTACTGCGTTACCGCAGGGAACTGGGCAGTGATGTCAAAATTTTGGCAGATGTGCTGGTTAAACATGCTCGCCCCCTGGGCACCCCCAACCTGACAGTGGCCGTTCAAGACACGATTCAGCGGGGCTTAGCCGATGGGATCATCCTCTCTGGCTGGTCCACCAGTAGCCCCCCCGATCTCCAGGATTTGGAACTGGCGAAGGCCGCTGCCCAATCAACCCCGGTCTTTATTGGCAGTGGGGCCAGTTGGGACAATATCGGCACCTTGATTCAGTCTGCCGATGGTGTCATCGTCTCCTCGTCCCTCAAACGCAATGGTCAGCGGGATCAGTGCATTGACCCCGTGCGGGTGGGCCGATTCTTGGAGTCCATGCAGGAGGGCTTGGCAAGGTCTAGCCTCCAGAGCACTACGGCCACGATCGCCGCCAAAAACGCCGTGATTAGCCGTTAG
- the rimO gene encoding 30S ribosomal protein S12 methylthiotransferase RimO, producing the protein MEHKPTIAIAHLGCEKNRIDTEHMLGLLVEAGYPIDLNEEAADYVVVNTCSFIQAAREESVRTLVGLAEDGKKIIISGCMAQHFQEQLLEELPEAVALVGTGDYHKIVDVIEQVEQGNRVTAVSQNPTYIADETVPRYRTTTEAVAYLRVAEGCDYRCAFCIIPHLRGNQRSRPMESIVAEAQQLAAEGVQEIILISQITTNYGLDLYGKPQLAELLRALGQVDVPWIRMHYTYPTGLTPSVIAAIQETPNVLPYLDLPLQHSHPEILRAMNRPWQGQVNDDLMVRLKTALPQAVFRTTFIVGFPGETEAHFEHLLAFVERHQFDHVGVFTFSEEEGTPAYGLPNPVPASVMEERRDRLMAMQQPIAARKNQGEIGKVVDVLIEQEHPTTGIKIGRSARFAPEVDGVVYVQGDARLGMTVPVKITGADLYDLQGHVATAAEVMGQPLLAVF; encoded by the coding sequence ATGGAACACAAGCCAACTATTGCGATCGCCCATTTGGGATGTGAGAAAAACCGTATTGATACCGAGCATATGCTGGGCTTACTGGTGGAAGCCGGTTACCCCATTGACCTCAACGAAGAAGCCGCCGATTACGTCGTTGTGAATACCTGTAGTTTCATCCAAGCTGCCCGAGAAGAGTCGGTGCGCACCTTGGTGGGGCTGGCGGAAGATGGTAAAAAAATCATTATTTCTGGCTGTATGGCCCAGCATTTCCAGGAGCAACTCCTAGAGGAATTGCCGGAAGCAGTGGCCCTGGTGGGCACGGGAGATTATCACAAAATCGTTGACGTGATTGAACAGGTAGAGCAGGGCAATCGGGTTACAGCGGTGTCCCAAAACCCCACCTACATTGCTGATGAAACCGTTCCCCGCTACCGCACCACCACCGAGGCGGTGGCCTACCTGAGGGTGGCGGAGGGCTGTGACTACCGCTGTGCGTTTTGTATTATTCCCCACCTGCGGGGCAACCAACGATCGCGCCCCATGGAATCGATCGTGGCAGAGGCCCAGCAACTGGCCGCTGAAGGGGTACAGGAAATTATTTTAATCTCCCAAATTACCACTAATTACGGCTTAGACCTCTATGGCAAGCCCCAGTTGGCGGAGTTGCTGCGGGCACTGGGCCAGGTGGATGTGCCTTGGATTCGGATGCATTACACCTATCCGACCGGATTAACCCCGTCAGTCATTGCTGCCATCCAAGAGACCCCCAATGTTCTGCCCTATTTAGACCTACCCCTGCAACATTCCCACCCAGAGATTCTGCGGGCCATGAACCGGCCCTGGCAGGGTCAGGTCAATGATGATCTCATGGTTCGGCTGAAGACGGCACTGCCCCAGGCAGTGTTTCGCACCACCTTTATTGTGGGCTTTCCCGGAGAGACCGAGGCGCATTTTGAGCATCTCCTGGCCTTTGTGGAGCGTCATCAGTTTGACCATGTGGGGGTGTTCACCTTCTCCGAGGAAGAAGGAACTCCTGCCTATGGCTTGCCGAACCCAGTCCCCGCCTCGGTGATGGAAGAGCGGCGCGATCGCCTGATGGCGATGCAGCAGCCCATTGCTGCGCGGAAAAACCAGGGTGAGATTGGCAAAGTGGTGGATGTGCTCATTGAGCAAGAACATCCCACTACTGGGATCAAAATTGGACGTAGTGCTCGGTTTGCTCCAGAGGTAGATGGAGTGGTCTATGTCCAAGGGGATGCTCGCCTGGGGATGACGGTTCCCGTCAAAATCACGGGGGCTGATCTCTATGACCTTCAGGGTCATGTGGCCACTGCCGCAGAGGTGATGGGACAGCCATTACTGGCGGTGTTCTAG